The sequence GACAGGTTAAATTGGGCACTACAAAGTTATGATAAGCGATTCCGTTGTTATGCATACGCAACTGATTGGCCCCGTAATAAGGTTCTACGGCCAGCTTAGGAGAAGTTCCTCCCCAGATTGCCAATACTTTTTTATTGAATGCACAAGCAATATATTGAAGTCCTGTGTCGTGCGAAATCACCAGCTTGGATTGTTTTACAATATCTGCTGACTCATGTAAACTAAATTTACCGCAGGCATTGTAGATTTTAATTGAATCTGCAAGGGCTATTGCATCGCCTTCCTGTTGATCCTCTTTTCCCCCTACCAACACAATAGGATAATCAATCAATTGACAAAGCTCCTGCAGTTTGGTAACAGGCAATTTCTTGGTAGCATAGGAAGCTCCAATTACGATGGCAATATAACCGAACCGATGAGAAACAGGCAGGTCCTCCGGTTTTATCCCCTTGCCTTCCGGAATAAAATAATCTAGTCCCTGTTCGTCATTCACTACACCCAAAGGAGCAACAGCAGCTAAACTGCGTAAAGTAATATGGTGCACAGGCATCCGGTTAATTCCCGTTTTGGTAAGCAACCATTTTTGCCAACTCAGTTTCTGAAAAGCATATACCGGCAATTTCAACTGGTATTGCACCATCCAGGATCTAAAATTTTTATGCAGGTCTACAATACAGTCAAACTGCTGACTCATAAGTGCAGGAATCAGGTCCTGCAAGCTTTTATCGAAATAATGAAACTGATCAATATATGGGCTGGCTTCTGTAACCGCTTTCATTGACCGCTTGGTTAATAAATGAATTTCTGCATGAGGTACCTGTTGCTTTAAACACCTGAACACAGGAGAGGCCAAAACAATATCGCCAATAGAAGAAAAACGGATGACTAATATTTTTTTTACCCTTTCGTCCATGCAACAATTCGGAATCAGTTAGGAATGTCTTTCTACAAAGTCTAAATCTTTATGGAAAGTTTCTTCGGTAAAATAAAATGCAATGAAAGTAATGACCATTATCACTATACCTGTGATGATACCGCTTTGTATAAGTGACCAACCCCAGGATTTTTG is a genomic window of Sediminibacterium sp. TEGAF015 containing:
- a CDS encoding glycosyltransferase family 9 protein: MDERVKKILVIRFSSIGDIVLASPVFRCLKQQVPHAEIHLLTKRSMKAVTEASPYIDQFHYFDKSLQDLIPALMSQQFDCIVDLHKNFRSWMVQYQLKLPVYAFQKLSWQKWLLTKTGINRMPVHHITLRSLAAVAPLGVVNDEQGLDYFIPEGKGIKPEDLPVSHRFGYIAIVIGASYATKKLPVTKLQELCQLIDYPIVLVGGKEDQQEGDAIALADSIKIYNACGKFSLHESADIVKQSKLVISHDTGLQYIACAFNKKVLAIWGGTSPKLAVEPYYGANQLRMHNNGIAYHNFVVPNLTCQPCSNYGTKKCPKGHFKCMLLQDTHRIAGMAMQWVRSL